The Pantoea vagans genome includes a window with the following:
- the ccmB gene encoding heme exporter protein CcmB: protein MLGRVIQRELKIAFRSGAEVINPLWFFLIVITLFPLGVGPDPQQLARIAPGIAWVAALLASLLALERLFRDDFLDGSLEQLLLLPTPLPVTVLGKVIAHWLITGLPLILLSPLAALLLSLDFSGWRAMALTLLLGTPTLSFLGAIGTGLTVGLRRGGVLLSLLVLPLSIPVLIFASAAIDAAGQGLPIGGYLAILGAMLAVSATLSPFATAAALRISLH from the coding sequence ATGTTAGGTCGGGTCATTCAACGAGAATTAAAAATTGCTTTTCGCAGCGGTGCAGAAGTGATCAACCCGCTGTGGTTTTTCCTGATTGTTATCACGCTGTTTCCTTTGGGTGTCGGTCCGGATCCGCAGCAGTTGGCTCGCATTGCACCCGGCATCGCGTGGGTTGCTGCGTTATTGGCGTCTTTGCTGGCGCTGGAACGGCTGTTTCGTGATGACTTTCTGGATGGTTCGCTTGAGCAACTACTTTTGTTGCCAACACCACTGCCGGTGACGGTGCTGGGCAAAGTGATTGCGCACTGGTTAATTACCGGCTTGCCGTTGATCTTGCTATCGCCTCTGGCAGCGTTACTGCTGTCGCTGGATTTCTCCGGCTGGCGCGCGATGGCGCTGACACTGTTGCTCGGTACACCCACCTTGAGTTTCCTGGGCGCAATTGGTACAGGCCTAACGGTGGGGCTGCGACGCGGCGGCGTATTACTGAGTTTGCTGGTGTTGCCGTTGTCGATACCGGTACTGATTTTTGCCAGCGCGGCGATTGATGCCGCGGGCCAAGGGCTGCCGATCGGAGGTTATCTGGCGATTCTTGGCGCCATGCTGGCAGTGAGCGCAACACTTTCGCCGTTCGCAACTGCTGCGGCTTTGCGTATTAGTCTGCACTGA
- a CDS encoding heme ABC transporter permease, which yields MWKWLHQWAKPERLYQLCGRLIPWFAVLGVATLLLGWVWGFGFAPADYQQGNSFRIMYIHVPAAMWSMGVYASMAIAAFIGLVWQMKMADLVSAAMAPIGAVFTFIALITGSAWGKPMWGTWWIWDARLTSELVLLFIYMGVIALYHSFEDRRTAGRAAGILILVGVVNLPIIHFSVQWWNTLHQGSSGILQQAIAPSMRTPLRWAILGYLLVFGALTLMRLRNLILFTERHRPWAIDVAQGGRKA from the coding sequence ATGTGGAAATGGTTACACCAGTGGGCGAAGCCTGAACGGCTTTACCAACTATGCGGTCGCTTGATTCCGTGGTTCGCCGTATTGGGCGTGGCAACGCTGCTACTCGGTTGGGTGTGGGGCTTCGGCTTTGCACCGGCGGATTATCAGCAGGGCAACAGCTTCCGTATTATGTACATTCATGTGCCCGCAGCGATGTGGTCAATGGGGGTCTATGCCTCAATGGCGATTGCCGCCTTTATTGGCCTGGTCTGGCAGATGAAGATGGCGGATTTGGTCTCGGCGGCGATGGCACCCATTGGTGCGGTGTTCACTTTCATCGCCCTGATCACCGGCTCTGCGTGGGGCAAACCGATGTGGGGCACCTGGTGGATCTGGGATGCGCGTCTGACTTCTGAACTGGTGCTGCTGTTCATCTATATGGGTGTCATTGCGCTCTATCACTCGTTTGAAGACCGCCGTACGGCGGGTCGCGCCGCGGGTATCCTGATTCTGGTGGGCGTGGTCAATCTGCCGATTATCCATTTCTCGGTGCAGTGGTGGAACACGCTCCATCAGGGATCTTCAGGTATTCTGCAGCAGGCCATCGCGCCAAGTATGCGCACACCGCTGCGCTGGGCGATCCTCGGTTATCTGCTGGTGTTTGGTGCCCTAACGCTAATGCGTCTGCGTAACCTGATCCTGTTTACCGAGCGTCATCGTCCCTGGGCGATTGATGTGGCTCAGGGAGGGCGCAAAGCATGA
- the ccmD gene encoding heme exporter protein CcmD codes for MTPAFSSWSDFFAMGGYAFYVWLAVILTLIPLFGLVLHTVLFRRRLLAEIRQRQSRERRIRAAKSKKAASEAAGESV; via the coding sequence ATGACCCCAGCTTTCTCGTCGTGGAGCGACTTCTTTGCCATGGGCGGCTATGCCTTTTATGTCTGGCTCGCCGTGATCCTCACATTGATTCCCTTATTCGGTCTGGTGCTGCACACCGTGCTGTTCCGTCGCCGCTTGCTGGCGGAGATTCGCCAGCGTCAATCCAGGGAGCGCCGCATCCGCGCGGCGAAGTCGAAAAAAGCTGCCAGTGAAGCAGCAGGAGAATCT
- the ccmA gene encoding cytochrome c biogenesis heme-transporting ATPase CcmA: MLEVINLSCVRDERTLFHGLSFHVQPGDIVQIEGPNGAGKTSLLRLLAGLSRAEEGEVMWQSQPTRQQREIWHQNLLYLGHHPGVKSVLSPMENLQFWHGHHDEERLYDALEQVNLLGYEEVPVAQLSAGQQRRVALARLWLSTAKVWILDEPLTAIDKGGVEKLMARFAEHADNGGAVILTTHQDLPGDSDRVRKIRLTSEWA, encoded by the coding sequence ATGCTCGAAGTCATTAATCTCTCATGCGTTCGCGATGAGCGAACCTTGTTTCATGGACTCAGCTTCCATGTGCAACCGGGTGACATTGTGCAAATTGAAGGTCCTAACGGGGCGGGAAAAACCTCACTGTTACGCTTACTGGCGGGTTTGAGCCGGGCAGAAGAGGGGGAAGTGATGTGGCAATCGCAGCCGACGCGTCAGCAACGCGAAATATGGCACCAAAACCTGCTTTATCTTGGCCATCATCCGGGCGTGAAATCAGTACTCTCGCCAATGGAAAACCTGCAGTTCTGGCATGGCCATCACGATGAGGAACGCCTCTATGACGCGCTGGAGCAGGTCAACCTGTTGGGTTACGAAGAGGTGCCCGTGGCACAACTGTCGGCCGGACAGCAGCGACGCGTTGCACTGGCGCGCCTGTGGCTGAGCACGGCAAAAGTCTGGATTCTGGATGAGCCGCTGACGGCGATTGATAAAGGCGGCGTGGAAAAATTAATGGCCCGCTTCGCCGAACATGCCGATAACGGAGGCGCGGTCATTTTGACCACCCATCAGGATTTACCCGGTGACAGCGACCGCGTGCGCAAAATTCGTCTGACTTCGGAGTGGGCTTGA
- a CDS encoding formate/nitrite transporter family protein, whose translation MKQSPSITEHDNDVESEEKEQGKEIEVDEDALPSRAAAIHEEIRQDGEKELERDGMALLWSAVAAGLSMSASLMAKGIFHVHLAEVPGGFLLENLGYTFGFVIVIMARQQLFTENTVTAVLPVMHKPTGGNMLLLLRLWGVVLAGNLIGTALGALAFNHMPIFDDATRQAFTSISEKVMANPPREMFANAVISGWIIATMVWMFPYAGAAKIVVIVMMTWLVALGDLAHIVVGSVEVLYLVFAGTLPWYEFFWPFALPTLLGNITGGTLIFALISHAQIRNDMSEAAKAKAKAEQKRKEKAQGQSK comes from the coding sequence ATGAAGCAATCGCCATCCATTACAGAACATGACAACGATGTGGAAAGCGAAGAAAAGGAGCAAGGCAAAGAGATTGAGGTAGACGAAGATGCCTTGCCTTCACGGGCAGCCGCTATTCATGAAGAGATCCGTCAGGACGGTGAGAAAGAGTTAGAGCGCGACGGTATGGCATTGCTTTGGTCTGCTGTTGCCGCTGGGCTTTCCATGAGTGCCTCACTGATGGCGAAAGGGATTTTCCACGTACATTTAGCTGAGGTGCCGGGCGGTTTTTTACTCGAGAATCTGGGTTACACCTTTGGCTTTGTTATCGTGATTATGGCGCGTCAGCAGCTGTTCACTGAAAACACGGTCACAGCCGTGTTGCCCGTGATGCACAAACCCACCGGTGGCAATATGTTGCTGCTTTTACGCCTGTGGGGTGTGGTGTTGGCGGGAAACCTGATCGGTACAGCACTCGGCGCACTGGCGTTTAATCATATGCCCATCTTTGACGATGCCACACGCCAGGCTTTTACCTCTATAAGCGAAAAAGTGATGGCAAATCCACCGCGCGAGATGTTCGCCAATGCGGTGATATCCGGCTGGATCATCGCCACCATGGTCTGGATGTTCCCTTATGCGGGCGCGGCGAAAATCGTGGTTATCGTGATGATGACGTGGCTGGTCGCATTGGGTGATTTGGCTCATATCGTGGTCGGATCGGTGGAAGTACTGTATCTGGTATTTGCCGGCACACTGCCTTGGTATGAGTTCTTCTGGCCATTTGCCCTGCCGACGTTGCTGGGCAATATAACCGGCGGTACGCTCATTTTTGCCTTAATCAGCCAT